From Verrucomicrobiia bacterium, the proteins below share one genomic window:
- a CDS encoding alpha-keto acid decarboxylase family protein: MRWTLAQYLKTRLEQMGLDRLFGVAGNYTAPLLNTILADRKSPILITHNANELCAGYACDAYARLKGVGALHVTYSVGAFTLLNTIAGSYAEQVPLLLINGAPTHKENLVEQNAGLLYAHTTGDRMTDINVFRPVTVAAERISDAHRGTFQIDSALTAMLTHKRPVYLEITEDCWRAPCQAPVGRLRSGAKATIAISQTKQAVAAAMTLIRSTRKSIFWAGIELQRYSLTKQFLKLLDSVNENVPPGKDPVQFVTTPLSKSVVSEDHRYFGGCVTLSNAEIQKLLGTDGCVIGLGAWTTGKDTGNENIRGPNSILAAHNGVWVGADFFPVVSLEAFINSLRLALLASAKAGDGPQLQGLRIPRRPLAAGKAPAVDSGLTYDSFFSALNAWIGKDDVVVVDAGFPLVGAQGLKIVAQDGFVAQASWLAIGYSVAAGTGVKCAKPDKRAVVIVGDGAFHETCQAVSDHHANGQNTVVFVLVNGLYGIEQNIVNPNPFRSPAVQYKDKMLDTVYPYNVLPRWRYDRIPEVFGGIGRKAGNADQLKAILHEIRATPGSNFVVEITVPELDIPGAIRAGIETDVGEDEIENPGWPPVGVY; the protein is encoded by the coding sequence ATGCGCTGGACGCTCGCCCAATATCTCAAGACCAGGCTGGAACAGATGGGCCTCGACCGCCTGTTCGGAGTCGCCGGGAACTATACCGCCCCGCTGCTGAACACGATTCTGGCAGACAGGAAATCGCCCATCCTCATCACCCACAATGCCAATGAACTGTGCGCCGGATATGCCTGTGATGCCTATGCGCGGCTCAAGGGCGTCGGGGCGTTGCACGTGACCTACAGCGTTGGGGCGTTCACCCTGCTCAACACGATTGCAGGGTCGTATGCCGAACAGGTACCGTTGCTCCTGATCAATGGGGCCCCGACCCACAAGGAAAACCTGGTCGAGCAGAACGCCGGGCTGCTTTACGCCCACACCACCGGTGACAGGATGACCGATATCAATGTTTTCCGTCCGGTGACGGTCGCCGCCGAGCGGATCTCCGACGCGCATCGCGGCACCTTTCAGATTGACTCGGCGCTCACCGCGATGCTGACTCATAAGAGACCTGTCTATCTGGAGATCACGGAGGATTGCTGGCGCGCCCCGTGCCAGGCCCCGGTTGGACGCTTGCGCTCGGGCGCGAAGGCCACGATTGCGATCAGCCAGACGAAGCAGGCGGTGGCGGCGGCCATGACTCTGATCCGCAGCACGAGGAAATCCATTTTCTGGGCCGGGATCGAGTTGCAGAGATACTCGCTGACAAAGCAGTTCCTGAAACTTCTTGATTCGGTCAATGAAAACGTGCCGCCCGGGAAGGATCCGGTTCAGTTCGTGACCACGCCGCTGAGCAAGTCGGTGGTGTCGGAGGATCACCGGTATTTCGGAGGCTGTGTGACTCTTTCAAACGCGGAAATTCAGAAGCTGCTGGGAACCGATGGGTGCGTGATCGGTCTGGGGGCATGGACGACCGGAAAAGACACGGGCAACGAGAACATCCGGGGCCCAAACAGCATCCTGGCCGCGCACAACGGTGTGTGGGTTGGTGCGGACTTCTTCCCAGTCGTGAGCCTGGAGGCGTTCATCAACTCGCTGCGCCTCGCCCTCCTCGCGTCGGCAAAGGCGGGCGACGGCCCGCAGCTCCAGGGTCTGCGGATTCCCCGCCGGCCGCTGGCGGCTGGAAAGGCGCCGGCTGTGGATTCGGGCCTGACCTATGACTCGTTCTTCTCGGCGCTCAACGCATGGATCGGTAAGGACGATGTCGTGGTGGTGGATGCGGGCTTTCCCCTGGTGGGTGCCCAAGGCCTGAAGATCGTGGCGCAGGACGGCTTTGTGGCCCAGGCTTCATGGCTGGCAATCGGCTACTCCGTGGCGGCAGGGACGGGCGTCAAGTGCGCCAAGCCCGATAAGCGGGCGGTTGTGATCGTCGGCGACGGGGCATTCCACGAGACCTGCCAGGCGGTGTCAGATCACCACGCGAACGGCCAGAACACGGTCGTGTTTGTGCTGGTCAACGGGCTCTACGGCATTGAACAGAACATCGTGAACCCGAATCCGTTCCGGTCGCCAGCGGTGCAGTACAAAGACAAAATGCTCGATACGGTCTATCCATACAACGTCCTGCCCCGTTGGAGATACGACAGGATCCCCGAAGTGTTCGGCGGCATCGGGCGGAAAGCCGGCAATGCGGACCAGCTGAAGGCGATCCTTCACGAGATTCGGGCGACTCCCGGCAGCAATTTCGTGGTCGAGATAACGGTCCCCGAATTGGATATCCCTGGCGCAATCCGGGCCGGAATCGAAACCGATGTTGGCGAGGATGAGATAGAAAATCCAGGCTGGCCGCCGGTTGGTGTTTACTAG